The segment tcaggttcataatcttattaaGGGGTTGTACTAGAacaagtttacatggtttcattttcaaaaaacaccatattttctgtcatactgcacattgctgcagctcctcttttcaccctgtgttgaaggcttcattttagctatggagtgatgcatctttcctctacatgatctttctTGGGAGTttcacatgcgcagttcctagttaggaaggactactagccaatcagaagcagagatggGCGGGCCCTTCAGTTCAGTTGTATATCCctttaccagcttagcaacatggacggGTTTCAGTTcggtaagttattaatttgtagcaaatgtatctttcatccataaagttttaaccgaGCTCTGTCtgtacatcacagtaacaactttatgtccaatgactgcctggagggtttcggactagctgcttggcgagcattatgacgcgtgttttcttgtgacatcacagggatgaaagtgaaacggctggactacaaaggagctgttttcaggcagttcagagcagagctttctgtgggagatggttaactccctttgggctggactttgggctttttcactttgcaaacctagatatagatagataagataagataagatatataactcaataaaggagagggaaaaagctcaaaagcataataccacctcttaaCAGTTCTGTGGTAATGAGCTATTACTCGTGCTGATTTGTCATAATTAATCTTGTTTTTCTGAAATCAAACCATTACCTTTATGGCTATCATTTTACATACCATTTACTATTATTTACACTGTGAAACGACCTCTCTTTAAAATATTATGCATGCAATTTAATCCAGCGTCATCACTTTTTCACTTTTAGAATTTATAATTTTAAGTTCATTTCACTGTTTTAGTGAAGATTAGCACTTGTGGAATTAAAGTACTACAACACTTTTTGTTTCCTTACCTGGATAGTCGGTGCATCTCCTGAGTAAATGATGATCACAACCTTCTTCAGGTGCTTAGGTTGTTTCTTACTGCTAAATGCTAAGATTTCTTCCAACATCAATGAGGCGACGACGTTTTTCGGAAAACCCAGGTTCCCTGTTCCGATGGCAGGGAAGGTTATGGAAGTCAGACCACTCTCCTCTGCCTTGTCCAAGCAACCCTTGAAAATGTCACTCAAGATCTGGAAGGCAAAGCATAAATGCTGTTAATATACTGGTGCAAGATACTGAAGTTTACGCTGCCGTTAAATTCATCTACAGCTACGATATGACATGTGAACTCAAACAGAGCAGACAATAGCTAAAAAATGCCTTGCATTATGCAAACTAGCAGGATCACTTTTTACATATGAAGAGAAAGGTAAGAAAATAGCATAGATCCGAGTATATTCCTTATGATGTGTTTTGACCTCTCATCAAATTCTGATCAGCGAATTTAACACATTTACAACATATATGGTGTAACACTTTACCTTTTCAGCTGTGCCTTGTCCTTTGTAGTGAGGTGCAACTGCATGAAAGACTTGTTTGCTCTTCAGGTTGCAGCCATTGGTAACGATGATCTCACCGACATTTCCACTTGCATTTTTTGCTTTTACCAGCTGCTGAAGTTCAGGTCCCGCCACACGCAAGATGGCATTTGAAACTGCCCCTTTGTTCAGTGTAAGATCTTCAAACACCGTATTCACGATCACCTCCGTCTAAGAATGTGTTAACAGAATGTTATCAGCTGCCTGTTCTTCATTTAACAACATCCTTTTTAGACAATACAGTCGAGAAACAGTGCAGTCAGAAAAGAATCAGTGAAGCCCAATAAGACCATATTCAATTAAGGAGACACTCTAATCTAGATTTAAAGGATAGTCTCAATAGTTAATGCTACATACTCTAGTAGTCTATACTCCCTATGTAGGAATGTTTTACTCTTATAAgggataattaaaaaaatttcaaTTACCGTGGCATTCTCAATATTTCCTTTCATAAGAGTGATGCCCACGCCTTCTTTGGTAAGCACTTGACCCAAGCAGTTTGGGTCAGATCCAGCAGATGCAGCATGTTTCCCAAGTGGAGACTTGGTGGCTTTGTTAGGGGGAGTTTGTTGAGAATGACTGACACCAATATTTCCAAATTCTTGTCTGACAGCTGCCTCGATAGCCTGGACAGCACGGTCATCGTTGTTCACCAAATGGATCTTCTTCAGGGTGTTGTCACCATACTTGTCATCACAGTGTTCCTTCACTGCTTTGATGATAGTGGCTGCACACAAATTGAGAGGAAAGCCTTGTGTCCTGCTGATGGCGGGCAGAGCCACAGAGATGCAGCCGTGCTTTTCAGCAAGTTCTAAGCTTCCTTTAACAGCTCTTTTCAACTGCGCCTGAGCCTTCTGGGGGTTAGCTGAATCAAACTTGGGTCCCACTGCATGGATGACACTTTTACAGCAAAGCTGCCCACCCGCATCAGTTATGACACAGTCTCCAGGCCTGAGCTGTCCtttcaaattaatttgtttgtCACATGCATCCTGCAACTGAGGGCCAGCAGCATTAAGAAGTGCTCCTGAAAGACCTCCATTAAGGTCCAAGTCCTGATTAGCAGCATTGACAACTGCATGCACCGGGTAGCTGCACAGATCTGCCTCGCAAACAGCTATTTCCACTCCATCAGATGTCTGAAGCTGGTATACAGGTTTTGGTGCTCTGTTGGCCAAGTTGCCCTGTCCACCACTAGTCTCATCAACCAGCTGCACCAGGCAGCCGGTTTCAGCCAagattaaagggaaatacaTTCCTTCTTTAGCCTGGAAGAGCTGCTTCACGCCAGGCTTAGAGACTTTTAAACTTTCAAAGAACACAGAAGACACCAAGTTTTCAACCACAGTCTTGCAATCTGTGACATCAACTCTAGAACCACTTAGACAGATAGCCTCCGTTCTGTAAGACACCTCCACTTTGTCTTCCACCTGCTCCAAGCCAGATGTGTCAAGTTTTTTAATGTATTCAACTATGGTGTTGGGCTTGACCACAATGGTTTCTTCAACTTGAGCATTCTGCGTTAAGAAGTCCTCAAGTTCACTGCTAACTCTTACGACACTATCCTCGTGGCCAGACACCACGACCTGTTGACCAGTGGTGCGGATTTGAATTCTCATGCATGGCTTATTGTTGGTCTTCTCCAACTGAATGATTAGGGCCTGCCACTCTGGCTTCTTCAAGACGTTACAGTCTTCAACATCAATGTATCGGGATATTAGCAGCCTACCCAGATGGTCTTCAGCATCATTCAGATCTCTGTCAGAAACAGCAAGGAGCTGCACCCTGTGTGCACTGATCTCAAATGCTGCATTTATTCCATAGGATGTGAGGAGAGCCTCTGTAAGCTCCTCCTGATGTTCATCCTTTAACATGTCAAGCACAAAGTTATCTATTTCTAAATTCTGACGTTTTAATGCAAGCATTGCATCAAATATAACTTTGTTTGCTGCCATGATCTCATCCCTTAAGCCAGTCACTATCAAATCTGAACTCTCTTTCCGAATTGATATTTTAAGTTCTGGGTACACACTTAGCAGTTTGTCCTGAAGACCATCTTTACACAGGAGGTGGTAAATAGACGCTCGCACTTTAATTTCTTGGGTTACACTTGATTTCTCCCTCTGCACCCTTTTGACAATCTTGTTTATGACTTCACACAGAGTTTTCTCTAGTCTGTTGATATCAGCCACAACGCCAGCCACTGATAAGACACCACTAGCTTTATCAGGCACTACAACCACATCCTCATTCAGTAGCGCCTGTCTGATCTTCTTCTCAGACTCCTCCCATGAGTCCGACTCTGGCTGAAGCTTCAGGGATTTGAATTTGGACAGAGCTTGTGCAAAGGCTGCCTTCACAGTGTCCTTCCACTCTTTGACGAGGGCTTTGGCATGTTTTTGCTGGAGTAGTGAAGACGCAGGGCTCAAGCGCACAGTAGACTGGTCGAGGTTTACGTTACAGAAGTGTTTTACCAAGTCATTACGAATGATCTGTGCTGCTGATTGGTGGTCATTTAGGTATCTCCAGACAGCATCATCAATGGGTTCAGAGATTGCAGCAGGGAGTTTGAGTGAAGGCGTGTCTTTGCCATACAGGGCTGTTCCCAAAGATTTATAAAAAGGATAAACTCTGATCTCTTTCTTTTTGATGAATTGCTTCTTTGTCGTGATCTTCTTAACAGCTATTGGGgggaaattaaaaacaaatattatacACCGTCACATTGTCTAGAATGAAGTAATCTCTGATGTTTATTATACTACATGTACACTACAGTTGTATTTTATATGTACTGTGTACTGCTCTACCTTTGTGGTCTTTAAAGGTGATGATGCCAGACTGTTCCAATTCATTGAGATCGACATTTTCCACATCCCCAcctgcattttcaaaaaaaaggCGGAGGAGCTCTTCACTAAAATCTCCAATGTCTTCAACCAAAACTTGCTCTGTGACTTCAAGGGGCCGCACTGTTAGTCCCTTCTTTGTAAACGGCCTGTTTTGGGGACATCTTGTCACgaaatctgtgttttctgtgagaTAGTGAGAAAAAATTAAGGTAGTTAGGCACAGACACTTTCATAAATTAACACAAACGATAAACAGCAGTCTtagaaaaaaaaccaaaaaacttTTGACCTTTGATAAGAGGAGGCGTGGAGGAATTGCTGGGGCAACTGCAAAAGTGACTGATGGAAAATGTTCAAACATGCTATTATTCATAAACACATTGAGTGATTTATGTGTCAGTGCAGGGGCTTCTCTTTCAGACTTGGACTATCTCATATCCATTGAGGTGCTGTTTGGTACCGTGGTACTCCACAAGCCAGAGAGACTGATTATGCTAATTCAATTAATTTCAATCAAGTATGAACTGACCAACACTTCCTTTTACAGTACCAACAAATAACTACAGTGGTTTCTTAGGCAAATCAACATAGCTTACATTATTTTTCCCAGACAATAAAGTAACACTGGTTTAAGGTGACACAACCGGAGGTATTTACCATGGTATGGGTGTATGGGGGTTCTGTTCGGTTCAGTTGCTGAGTCCGACGGCAGTAGTTGCTTTTCTCCAGCTGCACAAAGCTGGAACCACCTTTTGACTGATCTCGTGCGGAATATGTCTGATGCCGCAAGATGAGTCATTGTTCTAATCACACAGTAAGAATGTGTCCCGACTTGACAGCATGGTTTTTCTACCCCGCCCCTGAAGTCGCCTGCAGCTCATGTTTGAATATCAAGTCGGTGAAAGTCAGCCACAGTCATTTCGAACGCACCTACTGACtctataaaagaagtggacctAGTCTCCTAATAATCTTGTTCAACAGCGCTGGAAAAATTTACACACTGCAGTTACTAGTCACTCTAgtctgattgacaggtcgccatggtagcaacttgtcaatcacaaggtggTCCTGCCCTAAAGCATATGCTACTTTATCGTCTATTCTTAGTTGAATAGCACCAtgatttacaaaatgaacaccatgctgtattgaagaagattTAAAACCAacaattgagaccataaactcattaggaaagtgttaaCTAATGTAATAAATTAAGTGAAcctcattttcccattatttcaaATGGCACCGcgcttctttttgcaaccaaaggagtcgccccctgctggccgttagagacaATGCAGGTTAAAGTtacttccgcattggcttcatGGTGCTTGCtgcaaacatggatgtaaacaaggTTTTTAATTGTTCAAAAAAttggctttgcaaatgttttaaagaggaaggaaatgcatttaaCTTGTTTCTTCTTGTAACTTCTTTAGTTCACCAGGATTCACAAAGTGCATTTCGGGGGAAAAGCACTGAAATTAAACACAACTTTGtttgcaagaaagaaaaaaaaactaaaaggtATCTTTATGTTCATTgatgatttaataaaaagtataaatgcaacacttttgtttttgccccctgaattttgttgtgtgtgcatCTGGCACGTGTTTTCTGCTGGCAAACagcatacattttttatttgctacCAATATTATATATTCATAATATTCAGAGTGAGGACCATGTGTGGGTTACTTAAATTTACAGATTTGTGCTGCTCATGAGTTGTCTGGAAAAGTACAGGAATCAAGTCACTTCCCACCACGtacaataattaatttattggTGGAATTCAGCTTAGTGTTCTCACTTCAATAGTCATGTTAGGTAGTACTACCTGCTTTCTATCAATGAGTGGCATgtgtaaatatgttttcttaTACAAATTAAATTCTGCAaaaagaaattaattattttctgcaGAATGTTGTGTTAattataaataatgaaataagcattaaactttttatattatgtttatACGAGTAAAAATTTGGTATAAGTTGGGGTTTTTGGATAtattaataaacacacacagtataaaacATTCACTTTCTGTCCTGACCTCAAATGAAATAGCAATTGAAGTCATGTATTACtcattacccccccccccccacacacacacacacatactaaatGAGTACCTTTTCCACTCTGGAAAGTCACCACAACAGAGGAGGTGCCAGGAATGACTTCCAAATGGAAGCTTTGGGAGGTAGCTGGAGCATCAGGATCCTTTAAAATGTTCTCCACCAGCATCTCCAAAAACTCCAGGTTTAACGTCTCCGGAATCTTTCCTAAAACAGCCGAAGTGGAGCAGAGCTCTTCCTCTGCTGTCTCATCGTCTCTGCCTATCGCCTCTGTCGGAACTTCGGCAACAGGTGTGCGTTCAGTGCTCGACTGCCTCTCGTTCACAGCGACATCCGCTGTAAATGAGACATGAAGGTTAAGGGACTGAACACACATTTCTTAATGAAGTTAGATAATATAACACTAAATTAAGTGTTTCCTACactttagatttatttatttacaaatgtatttCCATTTGAAACAAAGTGATGCTTAGGTGAGTGCAAGATTCATTTTACAGACCCTACTGCTTCCCTCTGATGACTGTTTCAACCACACTGACAGTAGTAATTTACAGTTTACCTGTCCCAGCATCAAAATATAATCTTATTACCTGTGTAAAATTATCTGTAAGGATATGTAGCCTGTCCTAAACAAGACTGCAGAATTACAAACGTTTCTTAAAGCACAATACTTTTTACAGTGTTGCATGTCTTTATAGCCTATTTACCACCAGGAGTCTGTGTGCACCCTGTCAGCACTGACTGAGGAATGGCTTAACGACCATTTTAGATAGATTACCACTGTGACTTAATAGAAGTTAGACTTTTTTATGATTAgaagttatttattttcatgttgttaatgtttaaatgacATTTAACCAACTACCCTAATAGCCAGAAGAGCATAATTAGagcagaagagagaaagagtataagaaaagaaactgaaacTATCTTTATTTGTGCTTATGTAACGTATTTGGGGGAAATACTGTTNNNNNNNNNNNNNNNNNNNNNNNNNNNNNNNNNNNNNNNNNNNNNNNNNNNNNNNNNNNNNNNNNNNNNNNNNNNNNNNNNNNNNNNNNNNNNNNNNNNNattaataaacacacacagtataaaacATTCACTTTCTGTCCTGACCTCAAATGAAATAGCAATTGAAGTCATGTATTACtcattacccccccccccccacacacacacacacatactaaatGAGTACCTTTTCCACTCTGGAAAGTCACCACAACAGAGGAGGTGCCAGGAATGACTTCCAAATGGAAGCTTTGGGAGGTAGCTGGAGCATCAGGATCCTTTAAAATGTTCTCCACCAGCATCTCCAAAAACTCCAGGTTTAACGTCTCCGGAATCTTTCCTAAAACAGCCGAAGTGGAGCAGAGCTCTTCCTCTGCTGTCTCATCGTCTCTGCCTATCGCCTCTGTCGGAACTTCGGCAACAGGTGTGCGTTCAGTGCTCGACTGCCTCTCGTTCACAGCGACATCCGCTGTAAATGAGACATGAAGGTTAAGGGACTGAACACACATTTCTTAATGAAGTTAGATAATATAACACTAAATTAAGTGTTTCCTACactttagatttatttatttacaaatgtatttCCATTTGAAACAAAGTGATGCTTAGGTGAGTGCAAGATTCATTTTACAGACCCTACTGCTTCCCTCTGATGACTGTTTCAACCACACTGACAGTAGTAATTTACAGTTTACCTGTCCCAGCATCAAAATATAATCTTATTACCTGTGTAAAATTATCTGTAAGGATATGTAGCCTGTCCTAAACAAGACTGCAGAATTACAAACGTTTCTTAAAGCACAATACTTTTTACAGTGTTGCATGTCTTTATAGCCTATTTACCACCAGGAGTCTGTGTGCACCCTGTCAGCACTGACTGAGGAATGGCTTAACGACCATTTTAGATAGATTACCACTGTGACTTAATAGAAGTTAGACTTTTTTATGATTAgaagttatttattttcatgttgttaatgtttaaatgacATTTAACCAACTACCCTAATAGCCAGAAGAGCATAATTAGagcagaagagagaaagagtataagaaaagaaactgaaacTATCTTTATTTGTGCTTATGTAACGTATTTGGGGGAAATACTGTTGTTTAGTAGTAACCTGACTTAAACCAGTGTCCAACCATACCAGTTCAAAGCCCATTATGAAAGTATAGCACAATGTTAAGTTTCTCAAAGCTATCAATGAAgtcatttaatgtatttttaaaaaatgatctgaaacaacatttaaaaaaagtgggTTTAAATGTTGCTTCACAGCAATACATCAACAAGCTGTCATTTGGTAAACTCCTGATCAACTGCATGGTTTTAGGAGGCTGTCTGCTTGGTGCTGCATCACCCTCTGTGTTCTGTTAAGCTGATGGCCTGTGGTGTCTGTTTCCTTGACTGTTACTATATTATTACCTGATGGTTACATCTCCTACCACAGATGTAATGTGCAacactgtgtgcatgtttcagTGTATGTTAGACGATGTTAAATACTTGTACTTGTCCTACATACTAATATTCGATAAACAGAATGAAACAGCAAGAAtcttaaacagaaacacacacacacacacacatacatacatatatacatatctacatacacacatttcttACAATGCATTTGAGCACATTTGCACTTGACAGCAACGCATCAGACTTACGTGGCAAAGCAAAACTATTAATAGGTTATATTGACAAGATTTCAGCAAGTGCAGCAATTCCTGGTTTAAAGACATCCCTACTCCATGTTGTTTATGCTTTCTGTACAAGATCTGCAACATGCAAAGATGATGTCGAACACTTACTAGAGTTCTTGATCTTATAGACTACTAATAAAGAAGACATTTCTTTCTGAGTTGATAAACGCCTTCCTGTTTTCACCTCAACTTGATTTAAATAGTGAGCCACAATGTTTACATGATTGCCGAAAAGTGTTTGGATCGTGCTTGTTATGACAATTGAGGTTAATAACTGTAAATAAGCTTTTAGCTACACACATAGgctacacatgcatgcacaaaatCATGAAGGTATTGACAGTAGACTACAAAGACGGGGCAAAAAATTTACATAttgacattatatttttatttttttaaaaagcaaataatGGTTAAAACTGAtgtttgatgatgatgaatttTTAGCTACCAGAAATTCCCCTTCATCACacacaaaagagacaaaagcaGAACAAGAAGTGATCACATATCAAAAACAAGTCAGTACTTTTATCtcttatatttgtttttatgagtACTCACGGGTCCTGTTGAGTTTCTCAGCTGGAGCCTCCTGTATGGAatgagacattttaaaaatcactttGGCATCTCATGTAACCAGTTTCACAAGACACCAATGCTCTAAATGTCTGCTGGTTTGAACAAGGAATCCAACCCGACACACTATCAGTGTTTAGTACATCTGGTTTATTCCTTTAAGGTAATCAGCAGGAACTGAGAAGAACATAAATCACACAATGCGGCACCTTGAATATAAGTGCTATTTTATTTGCGATCAGGACAGAAAGCGATTGTTTTACataacatttatattattattagaataAGAATGATGTAAGTGATAGTAGCTATAGGCCCAGTAACGCATGCCCAACAAAATACAATTACAGGCTCATGCTCAGGTGGGGTCTCACACTGGGTCACACCCTAGTTGTTTAAACTCTTTGCTGTGAGTGACTTATTgttgaataacttttaataatggcgttttgttttgttcctaCCTGCGGTGCCGCGTCTGTATGTAAGCGAACGGTCATCTTCAACACGCCTTTATCCAAACTGACCTGATGCGTCTCTTTCGCCAAAACATTCTGCTGAtctgtgagagaaagaaataaatcCAAACCACTTCTTCGTAAAGAAAGTCGAGTGGGTAACGTTACAGTTTGTTTCTCGAGACAAGCTACAGTTTACCTCGGGCCAAACTTACCCTCCTTTCTGCGGAAGCGCAGCACAGCTGTCCTGCTGCCGTTTTCATAGTCAACTTCACAGTCGCCACCGTTAGATTTCTTACTTTGAAAGTACTTcactaatttgttttttaatttcgGCACGTTATTTTCTTCGAGCTCGACGAGCAGAGCATAAGAATACGCTTCGGCCATCGTTGCTGCCCCGAAGCCCGGTGCTCTGctttactttcacttttgatTCCTAAGAAGTGAAACGGCGACTTTGTTTCCCGACGCTGTTGTCGAGTGTAGCCATGAAGGAGTGTTGACGCAGAATGGGCTGCAGGTCAGGGAATGACTCGGGTATTCAGTTATCGTGTGGAAGAAAGTGAAAGCAGTGAACTTTGGCAGAAGAGCTGCGCGCCCTTCTTCACTGTTTCACTTTCTGCTTTTCATCGGGACTTTCCAGGCGGTGGGTGAGTATCTCCACACAATTCACTTCCTTTCGTCCTTTAAATGTAACATATATGCGTCAAAATACATGTTAGACTTAAACTAATAAGTCATTTACAAATTAGCCTTAAACTTTTCGTGTTATTGTCTCGTGAACTCCCGTCAGGTGACTCGCGCTCACGTCCCTTCCTGAAACAACGACATTAACAAAAATGGCGATTTAATTGACAAGTCAAAATCAACTTGTAAACATTGAAACGGACACGTCTAATCCCAACTgtgtattttacacatttataaaTCATAATCACAGTTTGTAGTTGCACGTAAATATGTCAGTGCGCTAATGCACGGAAGCAAACTTTCAAAGCacaacaacagtgtgtgtgcacagcagAAACTTGCACTCACGTTAAGAGCAACTCACAGCTGAGGAAATGTGAACTGTGATAACTGCAGGGACATTTAGTGTTAAAATGGGACAAACTGTTTTATTGGCTCCTCTTTgtaaagacattttataaaagTTAAGCTTaataacttatatatatatatatatatatatatatatatatatatatatatatataagcagtATACCAAACACAATAGTTCATAGTCTTTATGTAGTAGAATAGGTAGGAAGCTTTTTTAATACAGTCTGGTAGGAACACATTCAGCAGGTGATTGATAACCTTGTGTAATGGATatggtctctgtctctctctactggAGTGAAAGGAAAACAGCACTTATCTGGCATTTAAGCTTCTCAagttagggctggacaataaaataacaataatatagcGATAGATTTTCTTTCCAAtaacaatgtaacaaatgttcaataacattttttttatttattcactggaatcataagcaaattaggacttaatttgttaattaagctgtttattttgttgaggaaaaaggactgaaaaaaagcttttacctACTTTTACccatgaatatttaattttatcataattgttttaaatgttctacctcagatttgctaaatgtgatccactgtttggcctcaagtgttgaccataaagaagagtt is part of the Micropterus dolomieu isolate WLL.071019.BEF.003 ecotype Adirondacks linkage group LG07, ASM2129224v1, whole genome shotgun sequence genome and harbors:
- the parp14rs1 gene encoding poly(ADP-ribose) polymerase family member 14-related sequence 1, with product MAEAYSYALLVELEENNVPKLKNKLVKYFQSKKSNGGDCEVDYENGSRTAVLRFRRKEDQQNVLAKETHQVSLDKGVLKMTVRLHTDAAPQEAPAEKLNRTPDVAVNERQSSTERTPVAEVPTEAIGRDDETAEEELCSTSAVLGKIPETLNLEFLEMLVENILKDPDAPATSQSFHLEVIPGTSSVVVTFQSGKENTDFVTRCPQNRPFTKKGLTVRPLEVTEQVLVEDIGDFSEELLRLFFENAGGDVENVDLNELEQSGIITFKDHKAVKKITTKKQFIKKKEIRVYPFYKSLGTALYGKDTPSLKLPAAISEPIDDAVWRYLNDHQSAAQIIRNDLVKHFCNVNLDQSTVRLSPASSLLQQKHAKALVKEWKDTVKAAFAQALSKFKSLKLQPESDSWEESEKKIRQALLNEDVVVVPDKASGVLSVAGVVADINRLEKTLCEVINKIVKRVQREKSSVTQEIKVRASIYHLLCKDGLQDKLLSVYPELKISIRKESSDLIVTGLRDEIMAANKVIFDAMLALKRQNLEIDNFVLDMLKDEHQEELTEALLTSYGINAAFEISAHRVQLLAVSDRDLNDAEDHLGRLLISRYIDVEDCNVLKKPEWQALIIQLEKTNNKPCMRIQIRTTGQQVVVSGHEDSVVRVSSELEDFLTQNAQVEETIVVKPNTIVEYIKKLDTSGLEQVEDKVEVSYRTEAICLSGSRVDVTDCKTVVENLVSSVFFESLKVSKPGVKQLFQAKEGMYFPLILAETGCLVQLVDETSGGQGNLANRAPKPVYQLQTSDGVEIAVCEADLCSYPVHAVVNAANQDLDLNGGLSGALLNAAGPQLQDACDKQINLKGQLRPGDCVITDAGGQLCCKSVIHAVGPKFDSANPQKAQAQLKRAVKGSLELAEKHGCISVALPAISRTQGFPLNLCAATIIKAVKEHCDDKYGDNTLKKIHLVNNDDRAVQAIEAAVRQEFGNIGVSHSQQTPPNKATKSPLGKHAASAGSDPNCLGQVLTKEGVGITLMKGNIENATTEVIVNTVFEDLTLNKGAVSNAILRVAGPELQQLVKAKNASGNVGEIIVTNGCNLKSKQVFHAVAPHYKGQGTAEKILSDIFKGCLDKAEESGLTSITFPAIGTGNLGFPKNVVASLMLEEILAFSSKKQPKHLKKVVIIIYSGDAPTIQVFSDEFKKMFPNASGGPVPASSSQSQGPFSKVVSASGMHETKMGNVAIQVVTGDITKETTDVIVNSSNEDFSLKSGVSKAILEAAGQTVEAECQTLGAQSKPDMIMTQPGNLKCKKILHLVGQTDPIKINKVVKQALKKCVKNSYTSVSFPAIGTGQGNVQAVQVADAMLDAVIDVLSQNTASTLKTIRIVIFQPPMLKEFYNSMHQRQATDPKDKDKGGFWGNIGSKIKSIFISDSGDKPQKEGDFVIEPLKVDPVCFHICGESQTRVDSAKQRINDLISNECSSHCITDDDILSLSDADHQHIADIQKTMGVSIRIESKKDRVSVTIEGLSKDLLKASKEIHEMVRIARDGEELKKKVELAGTVAEWQFMLQGLPFQSFDSMSNFNLEQALEKKLPNVKVTIKGQNYTVTMPSGPATDSQGRTLEIKRIDNLKDEDIPEAWDTMPANTSSKAFPLAAGTTEYTEVQNLFRATCPQTIIKIERIQNPVLWKSLQIKKRELEQRNRHLNNEKRLFHGTCHNSVADINEYGFNRSYAGRNAAYYGNGTYFAVNASYSAHNTYSKPNQNGEKCMYLCRVLTGDYTTGQQNMIVPPQKDTGQKYDSVVDNVAKPSIFVIFHDSHAYPEYLITFK